A DNA window from Choristoneura fumiferana chromosome 2, NRCan_CFum_1, whole genome shotgun sequence contains the following coding sequences:
- the LOC141445616 gene encoding uncharacterized protein: MSLLSNKISEFLEDKLITDRMTELWTNFVKYGNPTPTVTQLVPVHWPTVTRDRWHYVELDTMLRVSSRPYFMTAWRFLISFIRRRNATKKATNSQRRIQHQR, encoded by the exons atgtcgttactaagcaacaAAATCTCTGAGTTTCTTGAAGATAAGCTTATTACAGATAGGATGACTGAGCTATGGACTAACTTTGTTAAATATGG GAATCCAACACCAACGGTAACGCAACTTGTTCCAGTACATTGGCCCACTGTAACCCGGGATAGGTGGCACTATGTAGAACTCGACACGATGCTTCGAGTCTCTAGTAGACCATATTTCATGACCGCATGGCGTTTCTTAATCTCTTTTATAAGGAGAAGGAACGCTACCAAAAAGGCTACAAACTCGCAACGTC